A genomic segment from Variovorax paradoxus B4 encodes:
- the phoU gene encoding phosphate signaling complex protein PhoU, whose amino-acid sequence MTEKHLSTQFDSELNGVSSRVMELGGMVEAQIHQAVYALLQFDPEAADRVMETETRVNAMEIEIDRELSSIIARRQPTARDLRLLIAISKTTANLERVGDEANKIARMVKSIIESGSARALPSNELRIAADLASGLLRTALDAFARLDTAAALSILKDDDLIDKEFDGFVRKLVTYMMEDPRTISASLDLLFLAKAIERIGDHAKNIAEFIIYIVKGADVRHTSMQEIESALQ is encoded by the coding sequence ATGACTGAAAAACATCTCTCCACCCAGTTCGACAGCGAACTCAACGGCGTTTCGTCGCGCGTGATGGAGCTCGGCGGCATGGTCGAGGCGCAGATCCACCAGGCGGTCTACGCGCTGCTGCAGTTCGACCCCGAGGCTGCCGACCGCGTGATGGAAACAGAGACGCGCGTCAATGCCATGGAGATCGAGATCGACCGCGAGCTGTCGTCGATCATCGCGCGACGCCAGCCGACGGCGCGCGACCTGCGCCTCCTGATCGCCATCTCCAAGACCACGGCCAACCTCGAGCGCGTGGGCGACGAGGCCAACAAGATCGCGCGCATGGTCAAGTCGATCATCGAGAGCGGTTCGGCCCGCGCGCTGCCCTCGAACGAGCTGCGCATCGCGGCCGACCTGGCCTCGGGCCTGCTGCGCACCGCGCTCGACGCCTTCGCGCGGCTGGACACGGCCGCGGCGCTGTCGATCCTGAAGGACGACGACCTGATCGACAAGGAGTTCGACGGCTTCGTACGCAAGCTGGTCACCTACATGATGGAAGACCCGCGCACGATCTCGGCCAGCCTCGACCTGCTGTTCCTGGCCAAGGCCATCGAACGCATCGGCGACCACGCCAAGAACATCGCCGAGTTCATCATCTACATCGTCAAGGGCGCCGATGTGCGGCACACTTCGATGCAAGAGATCGAATCGGCGCTGCAGTAA
- the rho gene encoding transcription termination factor Rho — translation MHLNELKALHVSEVLKQAEALEIENVGRMRKQELMFAIIKKRAKAGEQVFADGVLEILPDGFGFLRSPDTSFTASTDDIYISPSQVRRFNLHTGDMIEGEVRTPKDGERYFALTKLDKVNDGPPEQNKHKVMFENLTPLFPKEQMKLERDGVKSDENITGRIIDIIAPIGKGQRALLVAPPKSGKTVMMQHIAHAISANYPEVHMMVLLVDERPEEVTEMQRTVKGEVIASTFDEPAARHVHVAEMVIERAKRLVELKKDVVILLDSITRLARAYNNVVPSSGKVLTGGVDSNALQRPKRFLGAARNVEEGGSLTIIGTALIDTGSRMDEVIFEEFKGTGNSEIHLDRRLYEKRVFPSIQLNRSGTRREELLLAPEILQKTRILRQLMYNMDEIESMELMLKNMKATKTNVEFFDMMRRGG, via the coding sequence ATGCACTTAAACGAACTCAAGGCACTCCACGTGTCTGAAGTCCTCAAGCAGGCTGAAGCGCTTGAGATCGAAAACGTCGGCCGCATGCGCAAGCAGGAGCTGATGTTCGCGATCATCAAGAAGCGCGCCAAGGCCGGCGAACAGGTCTTTGCCGACGGTGTGCTCGAAATCCTGCCTGACGGCTTCGGCTTCCTGCGCAGTCCCGACACCAGCTTCACGGCCAGCACGGACGACATCTACATCTCGCCGAGCCAGGTGCGCCGCTTCAACCTGCACACCGGCGACATGATCGAAGGCGAAGTGCGCACGCCCAAGGACGGCGAGCGCTACTTCGCGCTGACCAAGCTCGACAAGGTCAACGACGGTCCGCCCGAGCAGAACAAGCACAAGGTGATGTTCGAGAACCTGACTCCGCTGTTCCCCAAGGAACAGATGAAGCTGGAACGCGACGGCGTCAAGAGCGACGAGAACATCACGGGCCGGATCATCGACATCATCGCCCCCATCGGCAAGGGCCAGCGCGCCCTGCTGGTGGCGCCGCCCAAGAGCGGCAAGACGGTGATGATGCAGCACATCGCCCACGCAATCAGCGCCAACTACCCCGAAGTGCACATGATGGTGCTGCTGGTGGACGAGCGGCCTGAAGAAGTGACCGAAATGCAGCGCACCGTGAAGGGCGAGGTCATTGCCTCGACCTTCGACGAGCCCGCGGCGCGCCACGTGCACGTGGCCGAAATGGTGATCGAGCGCGCCAAGCGACTGGTCGAGCTCAAGAAGGACGTGGTGATCCTGCTCGACTCGATCACCCGCCTCGCCCGTGCCTACAACAACGTCGTGCCCTCGTCGGGCAAGGTGCTGACTGGCGGCGTCGACTCCAACGCGCTGCAGCGCCCCAAGCGCTTCCTGGGCGCCGCGCGCAACGTGGAAGAAGGCGGTTCGCTGACCATCATCGGCACCGCGCTGATCGACACCGGCAGCCGCATGGACGAAGTGATCTTCGAAGAGTTCAAGGGCACCGGCAACTCCGAAATCCACCTCGACCGCCGCCTGTACGAAAAGCGCGTGTTCCCGTCGATCCAGCTCAACCGCAGCGGCACCCGCCGCGAAGAACTGCTGCTGGCGCCCGAGATCCTGCAGAAGACCCGCATCCTGCGCCAGCTCATGTACAACATGGACGAGATCGAGTCGATGGAGCTCATGCTCAAGAACATGAAGGCGACCAAGACCAATGTCGAGTTCTTCGACATGATGCGTCGCGGCGGCTGA
- the pstA gene encoding phosphate ABC transporter permease PstA: protein MTTAERLLSAQALDETRAAKFASRKRVNIIALTLSLAAMAFGVFWLVWILWETLRLGVGGLAIATFTEMTPPPNESGGIANAIFGSLVMVAMATFVGTPIGIMAGIYLAEYNPKGMLSSITRFVNDILLSAPSIVIGLFVYAVVVSQFKSFSGLAGALSLALIVIPVVIRTTENMLQLVPPGLREAAYALGTPKWKVIISITLKAARAGVVTGILLAVARIAGETAPLLFTALSNQFWTSDVTQPMASLPVTIFKFAMSPYENWQQLAWAGVFLITVAVLALNILARVLTRNKL, encoded by the coding sequence ATGACCACTGCCGAACGTTTGCTGAGCGCCCAGGCGCTCGATGAAACCCGGGCGGCCAAGTTTGCGAGCCGCAAGCGCGTGAACATCATCGCGCTGACTCTGTCGCTCGCCGCCATGGCGTTCGGCGTGTTCTGGCTTGTCTGGATTCTGTGGGAAACCCTGCGCCTGGGCGTTGGCGGATTGGCGATTGCCACGTTCACCGAAATGACACCGCCGCCGAACGAATCGGGCGGCATCGCCAACGCGATCTTCGGTTCGCTGGTGATGGTGGCCATGGCCACCTTCGTGGGCACGCCCATCGGCATCATGGCCGGCATCTATCTGGCCGAGTACAACCCGAAGGGAATGCTCTCGAGCATCACGCGTTTCGTGAACGACATTCTGCTGTCGGCACCATCGATCGTGATCGGGTTGTTCGTCTACGCGGTGGTGGTCTCACAGTTCAAGAGCTTCTCGGGCCTGGCCGGCGCGCTGTCGCTCGCGCTGATCGTGATTCCGGTGGTGATCCGCACGACCGAGAACATGCTGCAACTGGTGCCGCCGGGGCTGCGTGAGGCGGCCTATGCGCTCGGCACGCCGAAGTGGAAAGTCATCATCAGCATCACGCTGAAGGCTGCACGCGCGGGTGTGGTGACCGGCATCCTGCTGGCGGTGGCACGCATCGCGGGCGAAACCGCGCCGCTGCTGTTCACGGCGCTGAGCAACCAGTTCTGGACCTCCGATGTCACGCAACCGATGGCCAGCCTGCCGGTGACGATCTTCAAGTTCGCGATGAGCCCGTACGAAAACTGGCAACAGCTGGCCTGGGCCGGCGTGTTCCTGATCACCGTGGCCGTGCTTGCCCTCAACATCCTGGCGCGGGTCCTCACGCGCAACAAACTCTGA
- the phoR gene encoding phosphate regulon sensor histidine kinase PhoR, translated as MPFRIATFLIASLAIGAGAAAIFGWKFGWLGAWLGAVLWLALDAWRAERLLKVLRNNAAGLPTRGAGVWGELSERIRKLLRDREQQTRQAEDRLQEFLAAIQASPNGVILLDEQGRIEWCNQTAASQFGIDAERDLLQHLANLVRDPAFVAYLASWNYSRDVVIDASGPGQGHQRSHPVRLSVQVHPYAGNRRMLLTRDITAVEQAEAMRRDFVANVSHEIRTPLTVLAGFVETLQNLPLDADERARYLSLMSQQSHRMETLVNDLLTLSRLEGSAAPSGNQWIRIRALLAQCEDEGRGLSGRLAPQGHRLSFSIDAESEISGAPTELQSAMSNLLSNAIRYTPGGGEVAVSWRLLPDGRGEYAVRDTGPGIAAEHIPRLTERFYRIDRSRSRETGGTGLGLAIVKHIAQRHGTELRIESTVGKGSRFALVFPATRVREARLSAAASEASGASSSAAARRTARP; from the coding sequence ATGCCTTTCCGTATTGCTACATTTCTAATAGCGTCCCTTGCGATAGGAGCGGGCGCTGCAGCCATTTTCGGCTGGAAATTCGGATGGCTGGGCGCCTGGCTGGGCGCCGTGCTGTGGCTCGCGCTCGATGCGTGGCGGGCCGAGCGCCTGCTCAAGGTGCTGCGCAACAATGCGGCGGGCCTGCCGACACGCGGCGCCGGCGTGTGGGGCGAGCTCTCGGAGCGCATTCGCAAGCTGCTGCGCGACCGCGAACAGCAGACCCGGCAAGCCGAAGACCGCCTGCAGGAATTCCTGGCCGCCATCCAGGCGTCTCCCAACGGCGTGATCCTGCTCGACGAGCAGGGCCGCATCGAGTGGTGCAACCAGACGGCGGCCAGCCAGTTCGGCATCGACGCCGAGCGGGATCTGCTGCAGCATCTTGCGAACCTGGTCCGCGACCCCGCCTTCGTGGCCTACCTGGCGTCGTGGAACTACAGCCGCGACGTGGTCATCGATGCCTCCGGCCCGGGGCAGGGACACCAGCGCAGCCATCCGGTGCGCCTGTCGGTGCAGGTGCATCCTTATGCGGGCAATCGCCGCATGCTGCTGACGCGCGACATCACGGCGGTCGAGCAGGCGGAAGCCATGCGGCGCGACTTCGTCGCCAACGTGTCGCATGAGATCCGGACGCCGCTCACCGTGCTGGCGGGTTTTGTCGAAACCCTGCAAAACCTGCCGCTCGATGCGGACGAGCGTGCGCGCTATCTCTCGCTCATGAGCCAGCAGTCGCATCGCATGGAAACCCTGGTCAACGACCTGCTGACGCTCTCGCGGCTCGAGGGCAGCGCGGCGCCATCGGGCAACCAGTGGATCCGCATCCGTGCGCTGCTCGCGCAGTGTGAAGACGAGGGACGGGGGCTGTCGGGCCGGCTCGCGCCGCAGGGCCACCGCCTTTCCTTCAGCATCGACGCCGAATCCGAGATTTCGGGCGCGCCGACCGAGTTGCAAAGCGCGATGTCGAACCTGCTGAGCAACGCCATCCGCTACACGCCCGGCGGCGGCGAGGTCGCGGTGAGCTGGCGTCTGCTGCCCGACGGGCGTGGCGAATACGCGGTGCGCGATACCGGCCCCGGCATTGCCGCCGAGCACATTCCGCGATTGACCGAGCGCTTCTATCGCATCGATCGCAGCCGCTCCAGGGAAACGGGCGGCACCGGCCTGGGCCTGGCCATTGTGAAGCACATTGCGCAGCGGCATGGGACCGAGCTGCGGATCGAGAGCACGGTGGGCAAGGGCTCGCGTTTCGCACTGGTGTTCCCGGCGACCCGCGTGCGGGAAGCGCGGCTGAGCGCGGCTGCTAGCGAAGCGAGCGGCGCATCGTCCAGCGCAGCAGCGCGCCGAACAGCAAGGCCGTGA
- the pstS gene encoding phosphate ABC transporter substrate-binding protein PstS, translating into MKTTFKFAAAGLVAAAFAHVPAFAQDVTGAGATFPAPLYAKWAGDYNKATGVKINYQSVGSGAGLKQIDSKTVDFGASDMPLKDEELQTKGLMQFPTVIGGVVPVINVPGIKPGELKLNGTVLADIYLGKITKWNDPAIKALNGSLSLPDAAISPVRRADGSGTTFIFTNYLSKVSPEWKAKAGEGTAVNWPTGAGGKGNEGVAAFVNRLPNSIGYVEYAYVKQNKMVYAQMQNVAGNFVAPEDVAFKAAAAGADWSKSFYQILTNQAGKDAWPISGATFIMMHKSQDKPAQATAALKFFDWAYKNGDKTADDLDYVPMPDTVKGTIAKAWGEIKDASGKPVAFK; encoded by the coding sequence ATGAAAACGACGTTCAAATTTGCAGCCGCCGGCCTCGTGGCCGCAGCCTTCGCCCATGTTCCCGCCTTCGCACAAGACGTGACCGGCGCTGGCGCGACCTTCCCGGCGCCGCTCTACGCCAAGTGGGCGGGTGACTACAACAAGGCCACAGGCGTCAAGATCAACTACCAGTCGGTCGGCTCGGGTGCCGGCCTCAAGCAGATCGACTCCAAGACGGTCGATTTCGGTGCTTCCGACATGCCGCTGAAGGACGAGGAACTCCAGACCAAGGGCCTGATGCAATTTCCGACCGTGATCGGCGGCGTGGTGCCGGTGATCAACGTCCCCGGCATCAAGCCCGGCGAACTCAAGCTCAATGGCACCGTGCTGGCCGACATCTACCTTGGCAAGATCACGAAATGGAACGATCCGGCGATCAAGGCGCTGAACGGTTCGCTGAGCCTGCCCGATGCCGCGATTTCTCCGGTGCGCCGCGCCGACGGCTCCGGCACCACCTTCATCTTCACGAACTACCTGAGCAAGGTCAGCCCCGAATGGAAAGCCAAGGCGGGTGAGGGCACTGCAGTCAACTGGCCCACGGGTGCCGGCGGCAAGGGCAACGAAGGCGTTGCAGCTTTCGTGAACCGCCTGCCCAATTCGATCGGCTACGTCGAGTACGCCTACGTGAAGCAGAACAAGATGGTGTACGCCCAGATGCAGAACGTCGCGGGCAACTTCGTTGCGCCCGAGGATGTCGCGTTCAAGGCCGCCGCCGCAGGTGCCGATTGGAGCAAGAGCTTCTATCAGATTCTCACGAACCAGGCCGGCAAGGACGCATGGCCGATTTCGGGTGCAACGTTCATCATGATGCACAAGTCGCAAGACAAGCCGGCCCAGGCAACCGCCGCGCTCAAGTTCTTCGACTGGGCCTACAAGAACGGCGACAAGACCGCCGACGACCTCGACTACGTGCCGATGCCCGACACCGTCAAGGGCACCATCGCCAAGGCGTGGGGCGAGATCAAGGACGCTTCGGGCAAGCCCGTCGCATTCAAGTAA
- a CDS encoding oxidoreductase, protein MTSRTLRAGLVGYGFAGQTFHAPVLSAVPGLELAAVASSRPHKVHADWPGVAVVPDAAALVGRSDIDLVVVATPNAQHHPVAKAALEAGKHVVVDKPFTLDVAEARELELLARRNNRVLAVYQNRRFDADYLTLKDVLASGELGRLVYLESHFDRFRPEVRDRWREQKVPGAGLWVDLGSHLVDQAVQLFGMPDTLQLDTAALRDGAQVEDYFHAVLRYESGPHAPLRVVLHATTLAAHAAPRYIVHGTRGSYIKHGVDPQEDALRAGQRPPIAGWGADPQDGELVVPGSDGGEPQRRIWPTRAGNYLEYYVAVRDAILGNGPNPVPPEQAVALMELLDIGQQSAAEGRAIRIVERP, encoded by the coding sequence ATGACTTCGAGAACCTTGCGCGCCGGCCTCGTCGGCTATGGCTTTGCCGGCCAGACCTTCCATGCGCCGGTGCTTTCGGCCGTGCCGGGGCTCGAACTGGCGGCCGTGGCGAGTTCCCGTCCGCACAAGGTCCACGCCGACTGGCCCGGCGTGGCGGTGGTGCCCGACGCCGCCGCGCTCGTAGGCCGGTCGGACATCGACCTGGTGGTGGTGGCCACCCCCAACGCCCAGCACCATCCGGTCGCCAAGGCGGCCCTGGAGGCCGGCAAGCACGTGGTGGTGGACAAGCCGTTCACGCTCGACGTGGCCGAAGCCAGGGAACTCGAACTGTTGGCTCGGCGCAACAATCGCGTGCTGGCCGTCTATCAGAACCGGCGTTTCGACGCCGATTACCTCACGCTCAAGGACGTACTGGCCAGTGGAGAACTCGGCCGGCTGGTGTACCTGGAGTCGCATTTCGACCGTTTTCGCCCCGAGGTGCGCGACCGCTGGCGCGAACAGAAGGTCCCGGGCGCGGGCCTCTGGGTCGACCTGGGCTCCCATCTGGTCGACCAGGCGGTCCAGCTGTTCGGAATGCCCGACACGCTGCAGCTCGACACCGCGGCCTTGCGCGACGGGGCGCAGGTCGAAGACTATTTTCACGCCGTGCTGCGCTACGAAAGCGGCCCGCATGCGCCGCTGCGCGTGGTGCTGCACGCCACGACGCTCGCGGCCCATGCCGCGCCGCGCTACATCGTGCACGGCACGCGCGGCAGCTACATCAAGCACGGTGTCGATCCGCAGGAAGACGCGCTGCGCGCTGGCCAGCGGCCGCCGATTGCAGGGTGGGGCGCCGACCCGCAAGACGGCGAACTCGTGGTGCCCGGCAGCGACGGCGGCGAGCCGCAGCGCCGGATATGGCCCACGCGGGCCGGCAACTACCTCGAGTACTACGTCGCGGTGCGGGATGCGATCCTGGGCAACGGTCCGAACCCAGTGCCTCCCGAGCAGGCCGTCGCGCTGATGGAACTGCTCGACATCGGCCAGCAGAGCGCCGCCGAAGGCCGGGCGATCCGCATCGTCGAACGCCCATGA
- the pstC gene encoding phosphate ABC transporter permease subunit PstC has protein sequence MSSTPLGSAPAETATERPVSSTFPANNSALDLSVERARASINPPPAKRPRTGAGTDRLFGWAAMGAALLTLGLLVGILLSLLAGAWPAISKFGLGFLTSSVWDPVQNEYGGLVMIYGTIATSIIALVIAVPVSFGIALFLTEMSPAWLKRPLGTAIELLAAVPSIVYGMWGLLVFGPILSTYVQQPLQKLFEGVPYLGALVSGPPVGIGILSAGIILAIMIIPFIASVMRDVFEVTPPLLKESAYGLGSTTWEVVSKVVLPYTKAGVIGGIMLGLGRALGETMAVTFVIGNTNQLNSLSMFEAANSITSVLANEFAEAAEGLHQASLMYLGLVLFFITFVVLSLSKVLLAKMKKSEGTKS, from the coding sequence ATGAGCAGCACACCACTGGGCAGCGCGCCCGCTGAAACGGCTACGGAGCGACCTGTGTCATCCACCTTTCCCGCCAACAATTCCGCGCTCGATCTCTCGGTCGAGCGCGCTCGCGCGTCCATCAATCCGCCGCCGGCGAAGCGTCCTCGCACCGGCGCGGGCACCGATCGCCTCTTTGGCTGGGCTGCCATGGGGGCAGCGTTGTTGACCCTGGGCCTTCTGGTCGGCATCCTGCTGTCGCTGCTGGCCGGCGCCTGGCCTGCCATCTCGAAGTTCGGCCTCGGTTTTCTCACCAGCAGCGTCTGGGACCCGGTGCAGAACGAGTACGGCGGCCTTGTCATGATCTACGGCACGATCGCCACGTCGATCATCGCGCTGGTGATTGCGGTGCCCGTGAGTTTCGGGATCGCGCTGTTCCTGACCGAAATGTCGCCTGCGTGGCTGAAGCGCCCGCTCGGCACCGCCATCGAATTGCTCGCGGCGGTGCCGTCCATCGTCTACGGCATGTGGGGCTTGCTCGTTTTCGGCCCGATCCTGTCGACCTATGTGCAGCAGCCGCTGCAAAAACTGTTTGAAGGCGTGCCCTATCTGGGCGCGCTGGTGTCTGGCCCACCGGTGGGCATCGGCATCCTGTCGGCCGGCATCATCCTCGCGATCATGATCATTCCGTTCATCGCATCGGTGATGCGCGACGTGTTCGAGGTCACGCCGCCACTGCTGAAGGAGTCGGCCTACGGCCTGGGCTCGACCACCTGGGAGGTCGTCTCCAAGGTGGTATTGCCGTACACCAAGGCCGGCGTGATCGGCGGAATCATGCTCGGCCTCGGCCGCGCGCTCGGCGAGACGATGGCCGTGACCTTCGTGATCGGCAACACCAACCAGCTCAACTCGCTCTCCATGTTCGAGGCGGCCAACAGCATTACCTCGGTTCTCGCCAACGAGTTCGCAGAAGCGGCCGAGGGCTTGCACCAGGCGTCGCTGATGTATCTCGGCCTGGTGCTGTTCTTCATCACCTTCGTGGTGCTGTCGCTGTCGAAGGTCCTGCTGGCGAAGATGAAGAAGAGCGAGGGCACGAAATCATGA
- the pstB gene encoding phosphate ABC transporter ATP-binding protein PstB translates to MPNTVAQPSRSKISVKDLNFYYGKFHALKGINLEIPENKVTAFIGPSGCGKSTLLRTFNRMFELYPEQRAEGTIALDGENLLTSKQDVALIRAKVGMVFQKPTPFPMSIYDNIAFGVKLFENLSASEMDDRVEWALKKAALWTEVRDKLQQSGSGLSGGQQQRLCIARGIAIKPEVLLLDEPCSALDPISTAKIEELIAELKNEYTVVIVTHNMQQAARCSDYTAYMYLGDLIEFGATEQMFFKPQRKETEDYITGRFG, encoded by the coding sequence ATGCCAAACACCGTCGCACAACCGTCGCGCTCGAAGATCTCGGTCAAGGACCTGAACTTCTACTATGGCAAGTTCCATGCGCTCAAGGGCATCAACCTCGAGATCCCCGAGAACAAGGTGACGGCCTTCATCGGCCCGTCGGGCTGCGGCAAGTCGACCCTGCTGCGCACCTTCAACCGCATGTTCGAGCTCTACCCCGAGCAGCGCGCCGAGGGCACCATCGCGCTGGACGGCGAGAACCTGCTCACGTCCAAGCAGGACGTGGCGCTGATCCGCGCCAAGGTCGGCATGGTGTTCCAGAAGCCCACGCCGTTCCCGATGTCGATCTACGACAACATTGCCTTCGGCGTGAAGCTGTTCGAGAATCTGAGCGCGAGCGAAATGGACGACCGCGTGGAGTGGGCGCTCAAGAAGGCGGCGCTGTGGACCGAAGTGCGCGACAAGCTGCAGCAAAGCGGCTCGGGCCTCTCGGGCGGCCAGCAGCAGCGCCTGTGCATCGCACGCGGCATTGCCATCAAGCCCGAAGTGCTGCTGCTCGACGAACCCTGCTCCGCACTCGACCCGATCTCGACCGCAAAGATCGAAGAGTTGATTGCCGAGCTGAAAAACGAGTACACCGTGGTCATCGTGACGCACAACATGCAGCAGGCTGCACGGTGCAGCGACTACACCGCGTACATGTACCTGGGCGACCTGATCGAATTCGGCGCGACGGAGCAGATGTTCTTCAAGCCGCAGCGCAAGGAAACCGAGGACTACATCACCGGCCGTTTCGGCTGA
- a CDS encoding MATE family efflux transporter, with protein MIGERSLIARHAGTVLVGQLAVMAFGVTDTIVAGRYSENALAALSVGAAVFISVFVSLMGVLQALLPVWAELHGADRRSEVGRSVRQSLYLSAITIAIGMAVLLLPGAVLRWTQVPPAMRGEVETYLAVLAFALPPALLFRLFSTLNQSLGKPQVVTWLQLGSLCVKLPLSIWFAFGGAGLPAMGLVGCAWATLCVNWAMLACAVWLLRSSTFYRNYRLWERIEAPDWRQIRQFASLGIPGGLAVLVEVTSFTLMALFIARLGTAAAAAHQIASNLLAVAYMVPLSLAIATSARVSFWLGAGNAAKARRACRMGFELTALCALFFAGVMVALRFRLAHVYSDNPAVIALAAALLLVVATYHFADALQTLCVFVLRSYRVTLVPLVVYCTLLWGFGLGGSYLLAYRGLGPWPAMQSPLAFWLMSAGALAVTALLFGALLRWTMRRSLR; from the coding sequence GTGATCGGCGAACGAAGCCTGATTGCGCGGCACGCCGGCACGGTGCTGGTGGGCCAGCTGGCGGTGATGGCATTCGGCGTGACGGACACCATCGTGGCCGGCCGCTATTCCGAGAACGCGCTCGCCGCGCTGTCGGTGGGCGCGGCCGTCTTCATCAGCGTGTTCGTCTCGCTCATGGGCGTGCTGCAGGCGCTGCTGCCGGTCTGGGCAGAGCTGCACGGCGCGGACCGAAGAAGCGAAGTCGGCCGCTCCGTGCGGCAGTCGCTTTACCTGAGTGCCATCACCATCGCGATCGGCATGGCCGTGCTGCTGCTGCCGGGCGCGGTGCTGCGCTGGACCCAGGTGCCGCCCGCCATGCGCGGCGAAGTGGAAACGTACCTGGCGGTGCTCGCCTTCGCATTGCCGCCGGCCCTGCTGTTTCGCCTGTTCAGCACCCTGAACCAGAGCCTGGGCAAGCCGCAGGTCGTGACCTGGCTCCAGCTGGGCTCGCTGTGCGTGAAGCTGCCGTTGTCGATCTGGTTCGCCTTTGGCGGCGCCGGCTTGCCGGCCATGGGCCTGGTGGGTTGCGCCTGGGCCACGCTGTGCGTGAACTGGGCCATGCTGGCCTGCGCCGTGTGGCTGCTGCGCAGCAGCACCTTCTACCGCAACTACCGGCTCTGGGAACGCATCGAGGCGCCCGACTGGCGCCAGATCCGCCAGTTCGCGAGCCTGGGCATACCCGGCGGCCTGGCCGTGCTGGTCGAGGTGACCTCGTTCACCTTGATGGCACTGTTCATTGCGCGCCTCGGCACGGCCGCGGCCGCCGCGCACCAGATTGCCTCGAACCTGCTGGCGGTGGCCTACATGGTGCCGCTCTCGCTGGCCATTGCCACCAGCGCGCGCGTGAGCTTCTGGCTCGGCGCCGGGAATGCGGCCAAGGCCCGCCGCGCCTGCCGCATGGGCTTCGAACTCACCGCCCTTTGCGCATTGTTCTTCGCAGGTGTCATGGTGGCGCTGCGCTTCAGGCTGGCCCACGTGTATTCCGACAACCCGGCAGTGATAGCGCTCGCCGCGGCGCTGCTGCTGGTGGTGGCGACCTATCACTTTGCCGATGCGCTGCAGACGCTGTGCGTGTTCGTGCTGCGCAGCTACCGCGTCACGCTGGTGCCGCTGGTCGTCTATTGCACGCTGCTCTGGGGCTTTGGCCTTGGCGGCAGCTACCTGCTGGCCTACCGCGGCCTGGGGCCGTGGCCCGCAATGCAGTCGCCGCTGGCGTTCTGGCTCATGAGCGCGGGCGCGCTCGCGGTCACGGCCTTGCTGTTCGGCGCGCTGCTGCGCTGGACGATGCGCCGCTCGCTTCGCTAG
- a CDS encoding type B 50S ribosomal protein L31, whose translation MAKEGIHPNYREILFVDMSNGFKFVTRSCANTKEMGKTDDGRELPLFKLDTTSESHPFYTGTQKSVDNMGGRVEKFRNRFGKTTGAASK comes from the coding sequence ATGGCAAAAGAAGGCATCCACCCGAATTACCGCGAAATTCTGTTCGTCGACATGTCGAACGGCTTCAAGTTCGTGACCCGTTCGTGCGCGAACACCAAGGAAATGGGCAAGACCGACGACGGCCGTGAACTGCCGCTGTTCAAGCTCGACACCACGAGCGAATCGCACCCGTTCTACACGGGCACGCAAAAGTCGGTCGACAACATGGGCGGTCGCGTCGAGAAGTTCCGCAACCGCTTCGGCAAGACCACCGGCGCTGCTTCCAAGTAA
- the phoB gene encoding phosphate regulon transcriptional regulator PhoB, protein MKKPRVLIVEDESSIAELIAVNLRHNGFEPIWSEDGAAAQREIDAFLPDLILLDWMLPGQSGLQLARQWRKDPRTKAVPILMLTARGDEPDKVAGLDAGADDYITKPFSTQEMLARIRAVLRRRAPEVVTERVEIGELALDTATHRVTWQGNALKVGPTEFKLLAYLMQHAERVHSRAQLLDKVWGDHVYIEERTVDVHVKRLRESLGAASPMVETVRGAGYRLTAQVTV, encoded by the coding sequence ATGAAGAAACCCCGAGTCCTGATCGTCGAAGACGAGTCCTCGATCGCCGAGCTGATCGCCGTCAACCTGCGCCACAACGGCTTCGAGCCGATCTGGTCGGAAGACGGCGCGGCAGCGCAACGCGAGATCGACGCCTTCCTGCCGGACCTGATCCTGCTCGACTGGATGCTGCCGGGCCAGAGCGGCCTGCAGCTCGCGCGCCAGTGGCGCAAGGATCCGCGTACCAAGGCTGTTCCGATCCTGATGCTCACCGCGCGCGGCGACGAGCCCGACAAGGTGGCCGGCCTCGACGCGGGCGCCGACGACTACATCACCAAGCCGTTCTCGACCCAGGAAATGCTCGCGCGCATCCGCGCCGTGCTGCGCCGCCGCGCGCCCGAGGTGGTCACAGAACGGGTCGAAATCGGCGAGCTCGCGCTCGACACCGCCACGCACCGCGTCACCTGGCAGGGCAACGCGCTCAAGGTGGGGCCGACCGAGTTCAAGCTGCTGGCCTACCTGATGCAGCACGCGGAGCGCGTGCACAGCCGGGCGCAACTGCTCGACAAGGTCTGGGGCGACCACGTCTACATCGAGGAACGCACGGTCGACGTGCACGTCAAGCGCCTGCGCGAATCGCTGGGTGCCGCCTCGCCGATGGTCGAGACGGTGCGCGGCGCGGGTTATCGCCTGACGGCCCAAGTCACGGTTTGA